A region from the Ammospiza nelsoni isolate bAmmNel1 chromosome 1, bAmmNel1.pri, whole genome shotgun sequence genome encodes:
- the SQLE gene encoding squalene monooxygenase, whose product MWTFLGIASFIYVYKKCGDLMTYANKEVLLSVLVFFSLGLVLSYRYHFRGPRQRQQQKQKSHLGVLSDVLSALPLVGFFWAKPTPASQQVEQPKSRKGKREVNFSDVYLTETAPNTTLSPQCDPEIIIVGSGVLGSSLATVLSRDGRKVTVIERDLKEPDRIVGELLQPGGFNALRDLGLEDTVEGIDSQIVNGYIIHDLESKLEVEIPYPTSEDGHVASGRSFHHGQFIMGLRRAAMAEPNAKFIEGTVLQLLEEDDCVVGVQYKDKETGDTKELHAPLTVVADGLFSKFRKNLISSKVTVSSHFVGCILKDASQFKANYAELVLAKTSPVLIYKISSTETRVLVDIRGEMPKNLKEYMIETIHPQLPDHLKEPFLIAVQNDRLRTMPASFLPPSAVNKKGVLLLGDAYNIRHPLTGGGMSVILNDVKIWRRLLQDIPDLYEDSDVLKAKRTFYWSRKKSHSFVVNVLAQALYELFAATDDSLHQLKKACFHYFRLGGECVAGPVGLLSVLSPKPMVLIGHFFAVALYAVYFCFKSESWITIPRAIVSSGAILYRSCSIIFPLIYSEMKYLVY is encoded by the exons ATGTGGACCTTCCTGGGTATCGCCTCCTTCATTTACGTGTATAAAAAGTGTGGGGACCTCATGACTTACGCTAACAAGGAGGTGCTGCTCTCCGTGCTGGTGTTTTTCTCGCTCGGCTTGGTGCTGTCCTACAGGTACCACTTCAGGGGGCcccggcagcggcagcagcagaagcagaagtCGCACCTGGGGGTGCTCTCTGATGTGCTTTCAGCATTGCCGCTGGTTGGCTTCTTCTGGGCCAAACCCACCCCGGCGTCTCAGCAAGTTGAACAGCCCAAATCCAGAAAG gGTAAAAGAGAAGTGAACTTCTCAGATGTGTATCTGACAGAGACCGCTCCAAACACAACATTGTCACCCCAATGTGATCCAGAAATTATCATTGTGGGATCAGGAGTCCTTGGTTCTTCCTTGGCCACAGTGCTTTCCAGAGATGGAAGGAAGGTGACTGTGATAGAGAGGGACCTGAAAGAACCTGACAGGATAGTTGGAGAAttgctgcagcctggaggatTCAATGCTCTTCGAGACCTGGGTCTTGAAG ATACAGTAGAAGGTATTGATTCACAAATAGTAAATGGTTACATAATTCATGATCTAGAGAGCAAATTGGAGGTTGAGATTCCTTATCCAACATCTGAAGATGGACATGTGGCCAGTGGAAGATCTTTTCATCATGGCCAGTTTATCATGGGCCTCCGAAGGGCAGCCATGGCAGAGCCCAA TGCAAAATTCATTGAAGGGACTGTGTTACAGTTACTAGAGGAAGATGACTGTGTTGTGGGTGTTCAGTACAAGGACAAAGAAACTGGTGACACTAAG GAACTTCATGCTCCACTTACAGTTGTAGCTGATGGACTTTTCTCCAAATTCAGGAAAAACTTGATATCCAGCAAAGTTACTGTGTCCTCCCATTTTGTTGGTTGCATTTTGAAG gaTGCATCACAGTTTAAAGCTAATTATGCTGAACTTGTTTTAGCTAAAACAAGTCCAGTGCTAATCTATAAGATTTCTTCAACTGAAACTCGAGTCCTTGTTGATATTCGAGGGGAAATgccaaaaaatttaaaagagtATATGATTGAAACCATTCATCCACAACTACCTG ATCATTTAAAGGAGCCATTCTTAATAGCAGTTCAGAATGATCGTTTAAGGACTATGCCAGCCAGCTTCTTGCCTCCCTCAGCTGTAAACAAGAAAG GTGTTCTTCTCTTAGGAGATGCATATAATATAAGACACCCTCTAACTGGTGGAGGAATGAGTGTTATTTTAAATGATGTTAAAATATGGAGACGTTTGCTCCAGGATATCCCAGACCTTTATGAAGATTCTGATGTTCTTAAG gcaaaaagaacattttactggtcaagaaaaaaatctcattctttTGTTGTGAATGTTCTTGCCCAGGCACTTTATGAGCTCTTTGCTGCCACAGATG ATTCCTTGCATCAGCTAAAGAAAGCCTGTTTCCATTACTTCAGACTTGGAGGAGAATGTGTTGCAGGTCCTGTTGGATTGCTGTCAGT GTTATCTCCCAAACCAATGGTACTGATTGGCCACTTCTTTGCTGTGGCCTTGTatgctgtttatttttgctttaagtCAGAGTCCTGGATCACCATACCTCGAGCAATTGTCAGTAGTGGAGCTATTCTTTACCGGAGCTGCTCTATAATATTTCCACTCATTTACTCTGAAATGAAGTATTTAGTCTATTAA